A section of the Pseudovibrio sp. M1P-2-3 genome encodes:
- a CDS encoding HlyD family secretion protein has translation MTGRFSKLSGPIRVTIVICALIGIYILQDQVLTYTSDAYVAADIVVLAPEVSGFVKEIPVLRNQKVKAGQLLIQIDPEPLRLTVEQYKAQEGQARSSLERAEATVRITESNLSAALAAVSNLQTKLERYSVLEGQGFIPRQTYDDLNLSLVEAEAQAEAAKDNVEAANRQVEQMKASVKAASAQLAIAQYNLNHTSLTAHEDGVVGSYEVMEGNYVLAGSPQVALITNDNWRIVANLIERHAARMKPGMTVYFQVSSDPWRIHRGKVRSIGRGISRVPYQEPVLPFISLTTSWIRLSQRFPVEIDMGPYLKTHQPLHGGDARIFAFH, from the coding sequence TTGACTGGTCGTTTCTCAAAGCTTAGCGGCCCCATTCGCGTGACGATCGTTATCTGCGCCTTGATCGGGATCTATATCCTGCAAGATCAGGTTCTCACCTACACATCAGATGCTTATGTCGCTGCGGATATTGTTGTTCTGGCGCCGGAGGTCTCCGGTTTTGTCAAAGAAATTCCGGTGCTGAGGAACCAAAAGGTCAAAGCGGGGCAGCTGCTTATTCAAATCGATCCGGAGCCTTTGCGCCTTACGGTAGAGCAATATAAAGCGCAGGAAGGACAGGCCCGTTCCTCCCTTGAGCGCGCCGAGGCAACAGTCAGAATTACCGAATCGAACCTGTCGGCGGCGTTAGCTGCCGTGTCTAACCTACAGACAAAGCTGGAACGCTATTCGGTTCTGGAAGGGCAGGGGTTCATCCCCCGCCAAACCTATGACGATCTGAACCTGTCTCTTGTAGAGGCCGAGGCGCAGGCTGAGGCGGCAAAAGACAATGTGGAAGCGGCCAACCGGCAAGTGGAGCAAATGAAGGCCTCGGTAAAGGCAGCATCTGCCCAGTTGGCCATTGCCCAATATAACCTGAACCATACCTCTCTCACAGCCCATGAAGATGGCGTTGTGGGCAGTTATGAGGTGATGGAGGGCAACTATGTTCTGGCAGGCTCGCCGCAGGTTGCCTTGATCACCAACGACAACTGGCGCATTGTCGCCAACCTCATCGAGCGCCATGCCGCGCGCATGAAACCGGGAATGACCGTTTATTTTCAGGTCTCCAGTGATCCGTGGCGCATTCACCGTGGTAAGGTGCGCAGCATAGGGCGCGGCATCAGCCGTGTTCCCTATCAAGAACCGGTTCTCCCCTTTATCTCTCTTACAACATCATGGATCAGATTGTCTCAACGGTTTCCTGTCGAAATCGATATGGGACCCTATTTAAAGACCCACCAACCGCTTCATGGGGGGGACGCGCG
- a CDS encoding phage tail tip lysozyme codes for MRSIHELIVHCTATREGQSVSVKQIDRWHRARGFSGIGYHFVVHLDGTISNGRALARIGAHTRGYNAHSIGAAYVGGVDANGDPKDTRTKAQHKALEQLIKDMDERFNLKKVSGHNQYSNKACPSFQVDAYNELLKDYRPSFQTPPDLFLLAGTRGMRVKRWSERLVLTGFANNVCDEFNGELEDATKQFQRVRHILPDGVAGPQTRAEMKRYEQGKPPLCVFGKPELPLFEKKAPLIMSSLVEDLAIPLLDAAAILGNLGHECNGFRTLQQVGGSAYGWAQWDGVRRRTFFQWCKKRGLKPHSDKANYGYLLWELKGSEKRSLAKLRRARGLEEKTIAFEQAFERAGVKHYPRRIAYAKRALSAYRKKFPSPPILSAHDKHLGRLKSTRDLQKALTFLGADLGAPDNVMGPRTTGAIRDFERLTNLPVSGEASEPVKAAVQAVYIALGGLEKEGNR; via the coding sequence ATGCGCTCCATACATGAACTAATTGTCCACTGCACAGCAACCCGCGAGGGCCAGAGTGTCAGCGTAAAGCAAATTGACAGGTGGCACCGGGCGAGAGGGTTTTCAGGCATCGGCTACCACTTTGTTGTTCATCTGGACGGAACTATCTCCAACGGGCGGGCGCTGGCGAGGATCGGCGCTCATACAAGAGGCTATAACGCCCACTCCATTGGGGCGGCGTATGTGGGTGGTGTGGATGCCAACGGCGATCCCAAAGACACGCGCACAAAGGCGCAGCACAAGGCTTTGGAACAGCTGATCAAGGATATGGACGAGCGGTTCAACCTGAAAAAGGTTTCCGGTCACAACCAGTATTCCAACAAAGCCTGTCCATCGTTTCAAGTGGACGCCTATAACGAGCTTTTGAAAGACTATCGCCCCTCCTTCCAAACACCGCCAGACCTTTTTTTACTTGCCGGCACGCGTGGCATGCGCGTGAAGCGCTGGAGCGAGCGGCTGGTGCTCACCGGCTTTGCCAACAATGTTTGCGATGAGTTTAACGGCGAACTGGAGGATGCAACCAAGCAGTTTCAAAGAGTTCGCCATATCCTGCCCGATGGTGTTGCAGGCCCGCAAACCCGAGCAGAAATGAAGCGGTACGAGCAAGGAAAACCGCCTCTTTGCGTATTTGGCAAACCCGAGCTGCCGCTTTTTGAAAAAAAAGCTCCGCTCATCATGTCCTCCCTCGTGGAAGACCTTGCAATCCCCTTGCTTGATGCCGCTGCCATACTTGGAAATCTGGGCCACGAGTGCAATGGCTTTCGCACCTTGCAACAGGTGGGTGGTTCCGCCTACGGATGGGCCCAATGGGACGGCGTACGCCGGAGAACATTTTTCCAGTGGTGCAAAAAACGAGGCTTAAAACCCCACAGCGACAAAGCCAATTACGGATATCTTCTGTGGGAGCTCAAAGGCTCTGAAAAAAGAAGCCTTGCCAAACTGCGAAGAGCCCGGGGGCTGGAGGAAAAAACAATTGCATTTGAACAGGCATTCGAACGGGCGGGGGTGAAACACTATCCACGCCGCATTGCCTATGCCAAGCGCGCCCTGTCAGCCTACCGCAAAAAATTCCCCTCCCCACCCATACTCTCCGCCCACGACAAACACCTAGGCAGACTGAAGAGCACACGCGATCTGCAAAAGGCTCTCACTTTCTTGGGTGCAGACCTTGGGGCACCGGACAATGTTATGGGGCCGCGCACTACCGGAGCTATCCGTGACTTTGAACGCCTGACCAACCTGCCAGTGAGCGGAGAGGCAAGCGAACCTGTGAAAGCCGCCGTACAAGCCGTTTACATTGCCCTTGGCGGCCTTGAAAAGGAAGGGAATAGATGA